The stretch of DNA ATCCGAATTTAATAATTATTGACTTTCTTTTTTAAAATCATCTTGCCTTTTTTTCATTTCTTCCATAAGTTCGTCAGCCTCTTTATAAAAAATATGAATAATCGGTGCATCGTTTTGATTTGCTTTTTTACATATACGAACTAATTCGCTATAGTAATCCATAGCTTGATGGTATCCATTTGCTCCAGCATATTTATGATAATATTTAATTTTATCCAACCGTTCCCTTGCTTTGGATATACTGTTGCTCATATTTTTAATCCTTATGATTGTAATTTATAAAATATTTTGGTACTCGAGAGATATAGTTATTCAGGGACTTCGCCCATTTTCGCTATAGTTGCCTCCACGAGATATCCAGCCATTTGTTCAAGAGACGGCAAGACCTCCGCCACATCTTCATATTGAGATGTTGTCGAAAACAGTATATTTCCTGTTTCGACGCTCAATAATTTGCACTGGAACGTAACTGTATGGGTTTTTGAAAACAGTACGCCTCTTTTTTTATAGCTGATAACTTGACCTATGAGGACGGATCGAGCGCCGACCATGCGTCCTATCCTTATGGCGGTACTATCATCAGTTAAACCGGAAAGCTGAAATTGCTGCTCGTTAATTATGTCACGTATATTCATGCGATTGACAACACTGCATTTAGTCGTTGGAATCAACATTTCAAAATAGTTGCTGATTACTTTACCGGCTATCTGCTCAGATGAATAATCAGGCGGGGCAAATTCCAGTACAGCTATCGGACATGTCGTGCTTATCATTAGAGGCTGTGGTTTGTGGTAAACAATGTATGGCTTGCCCGCACACGCCGTCATTGCCAGAGATACGAAAAAAATTGATATTGCCCGTAGGAATTTCATTTTTTATTTAATTTAAACCTCTTTTTACCGGTTTTACAATCCCTGTACTTGCATATTTTTCTGATATAAATTCCTTTTTTTAGCGGTTTAAGTATAAGGGATTAGCTGCTTATATGTCAAGGCAATTAGCCACTGCCAATTTTCACATCCACCGGGCAAGCCAAAAATTTACGAAGGGGCCATCATGGCCCCTTTTTTAATTTCACTTCCCCCAAAGAAGGAAAACCATTCTCTCTAATCACACTAAGACACTACCGATCTTTCCAGTAGCAACTCGAAGCAATGAAGCCCTTTGCCGCCCGTCGCATCCTGGCACATAATCCACTGTCTCAGCTTTTCGATTGCCCGGTTGTTCTCAATTGCTTCACGGCTCATTTCGACACCTTTTCTAAGGCTGTCAGCTTTCCCCGCCGTATAGAGTATCGCGCCGGCATTCAGGCATGTAAAATCAATACACGCCACATGCTTCTTTCCGGAAAGAACCCGGACGAAGCGCAACGCTTCATCTGCGGGATTGTCGAGTGAGGCTATCTCATCAAAAGGTATCTGTTTCAGGCCCACATCCTCAGGGTGGAGAGTGTATTCACTCTGCGAATGACGAGTAAATTCAAATACTCCGGTTTCTCCTGATACGGAAAGCTCGTCCATGCCATACCCCGAATTCGCATCCTTCCCGTATACGACCATTCCTCTTTCATAGCCTATTAACCGCATGACCTCAGCGGCTTTATGAAGCAATTTCTCCGTATATACACCGCGCAGGCAGAGGGTCGGTCTGCATGGATTGGCAAGAGATGCGGCAATATTCAACGTTGAACCGAAACGTATCTGGCTGAGTATTCGGCCGAGGGCTCCCGGATGCACTTTCGGGCTCATGCCGTTGAAAAGTCCTATTCCGGCCTTTTTTATGCTGTCTCCCACAACTTCCACATCGCATTCAACGTCTATGCCGACAGCTTCCAGAACATCAACAGTACCGCAGCGAGAGGTAATCGCTCTCGCCCCGTGGCGGGCCATGACGACACCGCACGCGGCGGCAACAACGGCAGCCGCACTGCTGACATTAAACGTCTTCAGCATATCCATTCCTGTCCCCGAATTTTCAAACAGGGCATCCGGCAGATCAGGCGCCACATGGACTGTATCCAACTCATCAATAGCCGTCCATGCCCCGACGATCTCTTCAACCGTTTCCCCTTTGGCTACAAGTGCGGCCAGGAAAGCGCCCTGCTGCAGGTCAGGCTGCCGGTTAAGGAGTACCTCCCTGAACATCCAGTATGTTTCATCCCGCGACAAATCCTGCCCCTCGATCAATCTCTGAATCTTTGTTCCAAAATCCTTTATTCTTGAAGCTTCCATCATATCCTCCTGAACCTAAATAACTATAGATACCATTTTTATTTTATTTCTCTACCTACACGGAAACTGGCGTCAATGTAAAAGACAGGCGGGACGCCTGTCCTACCCCTCGGCAGGGCGGGCGTCTTGTCCAACACCGTCGTTAAGACCGCTTGTCTATGGATACAGGAGTATCTTCCTGCACTCCCGTTTTTCCAGCAATTCGAGGGCATGTTCGAGTTCCCACAACGATATCCTGTGAGAAATCATATCAATTACGTCTATTTTTCCCGTTCCGATATACTCCAGCGCACGTTCACCATGGCGATACGCACATCCGTAGGCGCCTGTAATGGTCTGTTCGAAATAATGGAGCTGATTGAAATCGACATTGATGACGGACCTATCGGGGGAAAGTCCTGAAAATACGACAAGCCTCCCGCGCTTGTTGAGATGATTCAGCGCCTGACGGTACGCTTCTTCCGAACCTACCGCCACGATACAGACATCAAAGCTCATTTCAGGCGGAGTCAAATATCCGTGCAGAAGGGAGCGCCGTCTTTCATCAGGCTCAATTATAAAGGGTCGGGCTTTCATTGCAATGGAAGCACGATGGAGAAGAGTGCCTGCCGTACCTCCTCCCCATATTCCTATCGTTTCGTCCGGTGTAATGTCCGCCAGTTCAAGTGCATTGAGGCAGCATGAGAGCGGCTCGGCAAAAACCGCCTCTTCGTCCGACAGGGTTTCGGGAATTGCAATAAGGCTTTTCTCTGGAGCAACGACGTACTCCGCAAAACCCCCATGACGGTGGAACCCCATGATCTTCATATCCCTGCACAAATTCTCAGCCCCGGCCCTGCACTGACCGCAGTAACCGCAGCTTGTACCGGGATAGACGTATACACGCTGACCCATCGAATATTCGGTGACGCCATCGCCCAATCCACATACAGTTCCTAAGACCTCTTCACCCGGAATGCGGGGAAGAACAAGATCCCTGTGACCGGCCCGTATTATTTTCAAATCCGTTCTGCAAAGACCGGTAACATTGACATGCAGCAAAACATTGCCTGCAGCGGGCTTGGGAACTTCGATTTCAATAATGGCAAAGGAACCTATTTCATTAACCATTACAGCCTTCATGAATCCTCCTCATCAGGTTAGTAAATAAAAAAAGGGTTCCCGCGGATGGAAACCCATCCACAGGAACCCTTTACCATTAGATTCCCCGATATATCCGCCTCAGCAGGTCTTCTGGCTCTCGGATCATCCATCGGGCGGCCGCCTTCCCATCAGGGTGTTCCCGACAGTGGCGTTTCCTTATTCGCAGCCCATGTCCCCGATTACAGCGGCGGGACCGCCACGGTTTTTCACCGTGTTCCGGAATGCTGAAGCACTAATATTTAGAGTAACTATTTGAGAACTATGTTTCTTGGCGCATGACCATATAAGAAACGAACAGGTATGTCAATGAGAAACAACCACCCCTTTTTCCACACGCAATCCTGCCGGCACGTATATTAAGATTATAATTTTATTCATTGTTCTTTTTCTGAAGGTTTATCCTTCAACGAAGGGGAACTTTCTCGCTCATCACTACCTGCACTACTGTCGGCAGCTTTTGGGAAATGTTCAGCCGTAGTATCTCTGGTGTCCGATGGTAATGGTTCCTGGGGTGTTGCCTGATGTTCTTCATCAGCTCTCTGTGGTTCACTC from Deltaproteobacteria bacterium encodes:
- a CDS encoding alcohol dehydrogenase catalytic domain-containing protein; this translates as MKAVMVNEIGSFAIIEIEVPKPAAGNVLLHVNVTGLCRTDLKIIRAGHRDLVLPRIPGEEVLGTVCGLGDGVTEYSMGQRVYVYPGTSCGYCGQCRAGAENLCRDMKIMGFHRHGGFAEYVVAPEKSLIAIPETLSDEEAVFAEPLSCCLNALELADITPDETIGIWGGGTAGTLLHRASIAMKARPFIIEPDERRRSLLHGYLTPPEMSFDVCIVAVGSEEAYRQALNHLNKRGRLVVFSGLSPDRSVINVDFNQLHYFEQTITGAYGCAYRHGERALEYIGTGKIDVIDMISHRISLWELEHALELLEKRECRKILLYP
- the trpD gene encoding anthranilate phosphoribosyltransferase; this encodes MEASRIKDFGTKIQRLIEGQDLSRDETYWMFREVLLNRQPDLQQGAFLAALVAKGETVEEIVGAWTAIDELDTVHVAPDLPDALFENSGTGMDMLKTFNVSSAAAVVAAACGVVMARHGARAITSRCGTVDVLEAVGIDVECDVEVVGDSIKKAGIGLFNGMSPKVHPGALGRILSQIRFGSTLNIAASLANPCRPTLCLRGVYTEKLLHKAAEVMRLIGYERGMVVYGKDANSGYGMDELSVSGETGVFEFTRHSQSEYTLHPEDVGLKQIPFDEIASLDNPADEALRFVRVLSGKKHVACIDFTCLNAGAILYTAGKADSLRKGVEMSREAIENNRAIEKLRQWIMCQDATGGKGLHCFELLLERSVVS